A single window of Rhizobium sp. CCGE531 DNA harbors:
- a CDS encoding ABC transporter substrate-binding protein, translating to MTFIERAKYVVAGVLTAVAMNCTTVGAAEKFNLSPDTSNRVRAEKDEAAIKAIAPGFKFVNPGKFTVAINPWDPPIATYATDAKTVVGADPDIAQLLADSLGLQLELVPVAWEDWPLGVSSGKYDAVISNVTVTEERKLKFDFSTYRRDVLGFYVKADSKITEIKEPKDVAGLKVITGAGTNQEKIILEWDRQNVAAGLKPIDIQYYDDRAAADLALQSGRADVEFNPNATQAYKAAINGTRKLVGTVSGGWPLTAEIAVTTKKGAGLADALTLAINDRIKDGKYGEVLKHWSLTAEGVDQSKTNPAGLPKSGS from the coding sequence ATGACATTCATTGAGAGAGCAAAATACGTCGTTGCCGGCGTTCTGACGGCGGTCGCGATGAATTGCACGACAGTGGGCGCGGCCGAAAAATTCAATCTCAGTCCGGACACGTCCAATCGCGTCCGCGCGGAGAAGGACGAGGCAGCGATCAAGGCGATTGCGCCGGGCTTCAAGTTCGTCAATCCCGGCAAGTTCACGGTGGCGATCAACCCCTGGGATCCGCCAATCGCCACCTATGCGACCGACGCCAAGACCGTCGTGGGTGCCGATCCGGATATCGCGCAGTTGCTCGCCGACTCCCTCGGCCTGCAGCTCGAACTGGTGCCGGTTGCCTGGGAGGACTGGCCGCTCGGTGTCTCCTCCGGCAAGTATGACGCCGTCATTTCCAACGTGACTGTCACGGAAGAGCGCAAGCTGAAATTCGATTTCTCCACCTATCGCAGGGATGTGCTCGGTTTCTACGTGAAGGCCGACAGCAAGATCACCGAGATCAAGGAACCCAAGGATGTCGCGGGTCTCAAGGTGATCACCGGCGCCGGCACCAACCAGGAGAAGATCATTCTCGAATGGGACCGGCAGAACGTGGCGGCCGGTTTGAAGCCGATCGACATACAGTATTACGACGACCGTGCCGCCGCCGATCTCGCGCTGCAGTCCGGTCGCGCCGACGTCGAATTCAATCCGAATGCGACGCAGGCCTATAAAGCCGCCATCAACGGCACCAGGAAGCTCGTCGGCACCGTTTCCGGCGGCTGGCCACTGACGGCCGAAATCGCCGTCACGACGAAGAAGGGTGCTGGCCTTGCCGATGCCCTGACACTCGCCATCAATGATCGCATCAAGGACGGCAAGTATGGCGAGGTGCTGAAGCACTGGAGCCTAACCGCCGAAGGGGTCGATCAATCCAAGACCAA
- a CDS encoding amino acid ABC transporter permease/ATP-binding protein — protein sequence MALTTDFAGVDRGTGATETKTDYSRYRIVPARHPGRAAGTIFAALVMAVVLYSTFTNPRWGWDVFAQWFFAEPVLVGLGRTLLLTALAAVSGSILGTALALARVSKSPLLAGLSWGYIWLLRSIPMIVLLLVLNNLGYLYETIMIGVPFTDKVLFDYPTTQLLTPFAAAFLGLTLNQSAFFAEIVRGGILSVDQGQLEAAASLGLSRRRQAFRIVLPQAMRSILPTGFNEIIGLAKSTSMVYVLALPELFYTVQVIYRRNLEVIPLLMVATVWYLVIMTVLSIAQHYIERYFSKGAVRNPTPLPFQSYFQRLRGTPTVISVRASGVTLGGQKGAADWRAKGGAVRIHGISKSFGTLKVLDDIELNLPAGSVTAIIGPSGSGKSTLLRAINHLERVDSGFISVDGDLVGYTQKGDVLYELKEKDILKRRTDIGMVFQNFNLFPHLTVLENIIEAPIQVRGLSRDDAIAFAQELLARVGLSDKIDAYPRQLSGGQQQRVAIARALALRPKVLLFDEPTSALDPELVGEVLDVIKELARTGTTLVIVTHEIGFAREVADTVVFMEGGHILEAGSPAQILNDARHSRTRAFLAKVL from the coding sequence ATGGCGCTGACGACGGATTTTGCGGGTGTCGATCGAGGCACTGGAGCCACCGAGACGAAGACTGATTATTCGCGTTATCGCATCGTGCCTGCACGGCACCCCGGACGTGCGGCCGGCACGATCTTTGCCGCGCTGGTCATGGCGGTCGTCCTCTATTCCACCTTCACCAATCCGCGCTGGGGCTGGGATGTCTTCGCCCAATGGTTCTTTGCCGAGCCGGTGCTGGTAGGTCTCGGCAGGACGCTGCTGCTGACGGCGCTTGCGGCGGTGTCGGGCTCCATTCTCGGGACGGCGCTGGCGCTGGCGCGCGTATCGAAGTCGCCGCTGCTTGCAGGCCTCTCCTGGGGCTATATCTGGCTGCTGCGTTCGATCCCGATGATCGTCTTGTTGTTGGTTCTCAACAATCTCGGCTATCTCTATGAAACCATTATGATTGGCGTTCCCTTCACCGACAAGGTCCTGTTCGATTATCCGACCACGCAGCTGCTGACGCCATTTGCGGCGGCCTTTCTCGGATTGACGCTGAACCAGTCGGCCTTCTTTGCCGAAATCGTTCGCGGTGGTATCTTGTCGGTCGATCAGGGGCAGTTGGAAGCGGCCGCGTCCCTTGGCCTGTCGCGCCGCCGCCAAGCCTTCCGCATCGTCCTGCCGCAGGCGATGCGTTCCATCCTTCCCACGGGCTTCAACGAGATCATCGGCCTCGCCAAGAGCACGTCCATGGTCTATGTGCTCGCGCTGCCGGAACTTTTCTACACGGTGCAGGTCATCTATCGCCGCAATCTGGAAGTCATTCCGCTGCTGATGGTCGCGACGGTCTGGTATCTCGTCATCATGACGGTGCTGTCGATCGCCCAGCACTATATCGAGCGCTATTTCTCCAAGGGTGCCGTGCGCAATCCGACGCCCTTGCCCTTCCAGTCCTATTTCCAGCGCCTGCGCGGTACGCCGACGGTCATATCCGTGAGGGCAAGCGGTGTGACGCTTGGAGGCCAGAAGGGTGCCGCCGACTGGCGTGCCAAGGGCGGTGCGGTGCGCATCCACGGCATTTCGAAGAGCTTCGGCACGCTGAAGGTCCTAGACGATATCGAGCTTAACCTGCCGGCGGGCAGCGTGACTGCGATCATCGGCCCATCAGGTTCGGGAAAATCGACCCTGCTGCGCGCCATCAACCATCTGGAGCGCGTCGATAGCGGTTTCATCTCCGTCGATGGCGACCTCGTCGGCTATACGCAGAAGGGCGACGTGCTCTATGAGCTCAAGGAGAAGGATATTCTGAAGCGTCGGACCGACATCGGCATGGTCTTCCAGAACTTCAACCTTTTCCCGCATCTCACTGTTCTGGAAAACATTATCGAGGCACCGATCCAGGTGCGAGGATTGAGCCGGGACGACGCCATCGCTTTTGCGCAGGAGCTTCTCGCCCGCGTCGGCCTCAGCGACAAGATCGATGCCTATCCCCGCCAGCTTTCCGGCGGCCAGCAGCAGCGCGTCGCCATCGCCCGTGCGCTGGCGCTGCGGCCGAAGGTGCTGCTGTTCGATGAGCCGACCTCGGCGCTCGATCCGGAACTCGTCGGCGAAGTGCTTGATGTGATCAAGGAACTGGCACGCACCGGCACGACCCTCGTGATCGTCACTCACGAGATCGGTTTTGCCCGCGAGGTCGCCGACACCGTCGTCTTCATGGAAGGCGGACACATTCTTGAGGCCGGCTCGCCGGCGCAGATCCTCAACGATGCGAGACATTCGCGCACCCGCGCCTTCCTCGCCAAGGTTCTCTAG
- a CDS encoding GNAT family N-acetyltransferase encodes MTTDMSDTFLYTTPLDPRAKPLIDELIHEYDSRYGNYFNAEGAAAELNRYPPEAFAPPDGNFLLLLRDGETIGGGAFKHYDDQTAEFKRIWTRHDLRRQGLARTLLVELEAQAGRQGYRRIYLTTGFRQPEAVGLYLTNGYTALFDTSVDPEIYKSLPFEKDISHLALSHVAEATGSPQRLAAAGR; translated from the coding sequence GTGACGACCGACATGAGCGATACGTTTCTCTATACGACCCCGCTCGATCCACGCGCCAAGCCGCTGATCGACGAACTGATCCATGAATATGACAGCCGCTACGGCAACTATTTCAATGCCGAAGGGGCGGCTGCCGAACTCAACCGCTATCCGCCGGAAGCCTTCGCTCCGCCCGATGGTAATTTCCTGCTCCTTTTGCGCGATGGCGAGACGATCGGCGGGGGAGCCTTCAAGCACTATGACGACCAGACCGCCGAATTCAAACGGATCTGGACCCGGCACGATCTGCGTCGTCAGGGATTGGCGCGGACGCTGCTGGTGGAGTTGGAAGCGCAAGCAGGACGGCAGGGCTATCGCCGCATCTATCTGACGACAGGCTTTCGCCAGCCCGAGGCGGTCGGCCTTTATCTCACCAATGGCTACACCGCGCTCTTCGACACGTCGGTCGATCCGGAAATCTACAAGAGCCTGCCTTTCGAGAAGGATATCAGCCATCTGGCCTTGTCCCATGTCGCCGAAGCCACCGGCTCGCCGCAGCGTCTGGCCGCTGCCGGCCGATAG